One genomic window of Paraburkholderia phytofirmans PsJN includes the following:
- a CDS encoding response regulator transcription factor, giving the protein MSTILVIDDHPAFRMVIKMQLVQLLGVEEVIEADNGQTAVELARIHAPELAILDLDIPRISGLDVIPRLKLAHPQIRVMVLSGHDPATFAPRAMRSGVHGFVGKSQEMKEIMRGVEAVMAGYTVFPMAVGGAGMTFADGVGGEEARIGLLSDKELVILQMLSKGMSNKAIGDALFISNKTVSSHKTRIMHKLGVKSLVELIDLARRCRIASTQ; this is encoded by the coding sequence ATGTCAACTATTCTGGTTATCGACGACCATCCGGCGTTCCGTATGGTCATCAAAATGCAGCTCGTGCAATTGCTTGGCGTAGAAGAAGTGATCGAGGCCGATAACGGCCAGACTGCTGTCGAGTTGGCCCGGATACACGCTCCAGAGCTGGCCATACTTGACCTCGATATTCCGCGCATCAGCGGACTGGATGTGATTCCCCGGCTCAAGCTCGCTCATCCGCAGATCCGCGTGATGGTGTTGTCGGGTCACGACCCGGCTACATTCGCGCCGCGCGCGATGCGCTCGGGCGTCCACGGTTTTGTCGGCAAGTCGCAGGAAATGAAGGAGATCATGCGCGGCGTGGAGGCGGTGATGGCCGGCTACACAGTGTTCCCGATGGCGGTCGGCGGCGCAGGCATGACGTTCGCCGACGGAGTGGGAGGGGAGGAGGCCAGGATCGGCCTGCTGTCGGATAAAGAACTCGTGATTTTGCAGATGCTGTCGAAGGGCATGTCGAATAAGGCAATTGGCGATGCCTTGTTTATCAGTAACAAAACGGTCAGCAGCCATAAGACACGCATCATGCACAAGCTTGGCGTCAAATCGCTGGTTGAGCTGATCGATCTGGCGCGACGCTGCCGGATTGCGTCCACGCAATGA
- a CDS encoding OmpA family protein: MKHQLTVLMWALALTACANHAARDRLGIEDATLLQSGFGVTQDEAAGAANSQWISTYSPVVSSTALALLQTRLDRLPGDKNGYFRAKAQCWINAAQQARQAGDHWGFVEEAVGQAAMITISLENGTSLSAVNSALRTVSTVRPDLWKIANTIKSDPAIAQCPQAQPPLACAEVELMQAGHEAWRRSFSDAEERLPDAQDKLRQSAETALQCKQKVQIPVSAPVPVSAPVTVAAANSPRKITLKADSLFSFNGGDDAAILPAGKRQMNEVAVRLKKLPSVHELKITGYADRLGDKSYNQGLSMQRARTVERYLQSLGVSLPMTAQGRGSANPLVDCRQSKGDVLTRCLAPNRRVEIELVAAGS, encoded by the coding sequence ATGAAACACCAGCTCACGGTGCTAATGTGGGCGTTGGCCTTGACGGCTTGCGCAAACCACGCCGCACGAGACCGGCTCGGCATTGAAGACGCCACCTTGCTGCAAAGCGGCTTCGGCGTCACGCAAGACGAAGCCGCGGGCGCAGCCAACTCACAATGGATCAGTACCTACTCGCCGGTTGTAAGCAGCACGGCGCTGGCTCTTTTGCAGACGCGGCTCGACCGTCTGCCGGGCGATAAGAACGGCTATTTTCGCGCCAAGGCGCAATGCTGGATCAATGCCGCTCAACAGGCGCGGCAAGCCGGCGATCACTGGGGCTTCGTCGAAGAAGCTGTCGGTCAGGCGGCCATGATCACGATCAGCCTGGAAAACGGTACATCGTTGTCGGCTGTCAATTCCGCGCTGCGTACCGTGTCGACGGTGCGCCCCGATCTGTGGAAGATCGCCAATACCATCAAGTCAGATCCCGCGATTGCGCAATGTCCGCAAGCGCAGCCGCCGCTCGCGTGTGCCGAGGTCGAACTGATGCAGGCCGGCCACGAGGCGTGGCGACGCAGTTTTTCCGACGCCGAGGAACGCTTGCCTGATGCGCAGGACAAGTTGCGTCAGTCGGCGGAAACCGCGTTGCAATGCAAGCAGAAGGTGCAAATACCGGTATCCGCGCCGGTGCCAGTCAGTGCGCCTGTGACCGTCGCTGCTGCGAATTCGCCGCGAAAGATCACCCTAAAGGCCGATTCCCTTTTCAGCTTCAACGGCGGTGACGATGCGGCGATATTGCCCGCCGGAAAACGACAGATGAACGAAGTGGCAGTTCGTTTGAAGAAGCTGCCCTCGGTGCATGAACTGAAGATCACCGGCTACGCTGACCGCCTCGGCGACAAGTCGTACAACCAGGGTTTGTCGATGCAGCGAGCGCGCACTGTCGAGCGGTATCTGCAGTCGCTGGGGGTGAGCTTGCCGATGACCGCGCAGGGCAGAGGCAGTGCGAATCCGCTGGTGGACTGCCGACAATCAAAGGGAGATGTGTTGACGCGATGCCTCGCGCCGAATCGACGCGTCGAGATCGAACTTGTTGCGGCAGGCTCGTAG
- a CDS encoding ABC transporter permease, with the protein MKLAKPLFAPHTSFVERVWYFALRALAVFTLLYLILPVLAIVPLSFSSSTFLVYPIPGWSLRWYQNLIASDEWRMAAKNSFIVAPSATVVATVLGTLAAIGLTKANFRGKGLLMAILISPMIVPVVVVGVGMYLFFAPLGLANTYIGLILAHASLGVPFVVTTVAATLQGFNYNLVRASLSLGANPVRTFFRITLPVIAPGVISGALFAFATSFDEVVVTLFLAGADQTTLPRQMFTGIRENISPTIAALATILIVFSTSLLLALEWLRGRNAARAVKA; encoded by the coding sequence ATGAAACTTGCCAAGCCTTTGTTCGCGCCGCATACGTCTTTCGTTGAGCGCGTGTGGTATTTCGCGTTGCGCGCGCTGGCCGTGTTCACGCTGCTGTATCTCATCTTGCCGGTGCTGGCGATCGTGCCGCTGTCGTTTTCGTCGAGCACGTTTCTGGTGTATCCGATTCCGGGCTGGTCGTTGCGCTGGTATCAGAATCTGATCGCATCTGATGAATGGCGCATGGCTGCTAAGAACAGCTTTATTGTCGCGCCGTCGGCGACGGTGGTCGCAACCGTGCTCGGCACCTTGGCGGCAATCGGACTGACCAAGGCGAACTTTCGCGGCAAAGGCTTGCTCATGGCGATCCTGATTTCGCCGATGATCGTGCCGGTGGTGGTGGTCGGCGTCGGCATGTATCTGTTCTTCGCGCCGCTCGGCTTGGCCAATACCTACATCGGGCTGATTCTCGCGCATGCATCGCTCGGCGTGCCCTTTGTCGTGACGACGGTGGCCGCGACGTTGCAGGGTTTCAACTACAACCTCGTGCGGGCGAGTCTGTCGCTGGGCGCGAATCCGGTGAGGACGTTCTTCCGCATCACGTTGCCGGTGATCGCGCCGGGCGTGATTTCGGGCGCGCTGTTCGCCTTCGCGACGTCGTTCGATGAAGTCGTCGTCACCTTGTTCCTGGCGGGCGCGGATCAGACTACGTTGCCCCGACAGATGTTTACCGGCATCCGCGAAAATATCAGCCCGACCATCGCCGCGCTGGCGACAATTCTGATTGTTTTTTCCACTAGTCTTTTATTAGCGCTTGAATGGCTGCGTGGGAGAAATGCAGCGCGAGCAGTTAAGGCCTGA
- a CDS encoding ABC transporter permease translates to MTTITIAADSTPESSGRLKRELKAAEARKRAMALLLIAPLAIFLLLIFVVPIGALLTRAAQNPEVVNALPHTVASLSAWDRKTPPPDTAYTALAVDLAAIADSDGMGALARRLNVEIPGYRSLVAKSARAMPFVDDNSKPLQLTPAQMHAKFAELDERWNDIAYWQAIAKNAGAYSPFYLLASLDHKQDAFGHIIPTDPDQQIYLAVFSRTFVIGAAVTFFALLLGYPLAYWISTLSERRANLVMILVLIPFWTSILVRVAAWIVILQSEGLVNKALIGSGLLHDPLALLFNRTGVYISMTHILLPFMILPLYSVMKSIPPTYQRAAISLGSHPFAAFWRVYVPQTYPGIGAGALLVFILAIGYYITPALLGGPNDQMVSYYVAYFTNVTINWGMACALGGLLLAATLVLYVIYGRFTRSSLSLG, encoded by the coding sequence GTGACTACGATAACGATCGCTGCCGATTCGACGCCTGAATCAAGTGGCCGACTCAAGCGCGAGTTGAAGGCCGCGGAAGCCAGAAAGCGTGCGATGGCGCTGCTGCTGATCGCGCCGCTCGCGATTTTTCTACTGCTGATTTTCGTCGTGCCCATCGGTGCGCTGCTCACGCGCGCCGCGCAAAATCCCGAGGTCGTCAACGCGCTGCCGCATACGGTCGCCTCGTTGAGCGCGTGGGATCGCAAGACGCCGCCGCCGGACACCGCGTATACCGCGCTGGCGGTCGACCTCGCCGCGATCGCCGACAGCGACGGCATGGGCGCGCTCGCGCGACGCCTGAACGTGGAGATTCCCGGCTACCGTTCGCTGGTTGCCAAGTCCGCGCGCGCCATGCCGTTCGTCGACGACAACAGCAAGCCGCTGCAACTGACGCCCGCCCAGATGCACGCAAAATTCGCCGAACTGGACGAGCGCTGGAACGACATTGCGTACTGGCAAGCCATTGCGAAAAACGCCGGCGCCTATTCGCCGTTTTATCTGCTGGCTTCGCTGGACCACAAACAGGACGCGTTCGGCCACATCATTCCGACCGATCCGGATCAACAGATCTACCTCGCTGTATTCAGCCGCACCTTTGTGATCGGCGCGGCGGTGACGTTCTTCGCGTTGTTGCTCGGCTATCCGCTCGCTTACTGGATTTCGACGCTGTCCGAGCGTCGCGCGAATCTGGTGATGATTCTCGTGCTGATTCCGTTCTGGACCTCGATCCTGGTGCGCGTTGCGGCCTGGATCGTGATTCTGCAAAGTGAAGGGCTGGTGAACAAGGCGTTGATCGGCAGCGGGCTGTTGCACGATCCGCTGGCGCTGTTGTTCAACCGCACCGGCGTCTACATTTCGATGACGCACATTCTGCTGCCGTTCATGATCCTGCCGCTCTATAGCGTGATGAAGTCGATTCCGCCGACCTATCAGCGCGCCGCGATCTCTCTCGGCAGCCATCCGTTCGCCGCGTTCTGGCGCGTGTATGTGCCCCAGACCTATCCGGGCATCGGCGCGGGCGCATTGCTGGTGTTCATTCTGGCGATCGGCTACTACATCACGCCGGCCTTGCTCGGCGGACCGAACGATCAGATGGTCAGCTACTACGTCGCGTACTTCACGAACGTGACGATCAACTGGGGCATGGCGTGCGCGCTCGGCGGCCTGCTGCTCGCCGCGACGCTCGTGCTGTACGTCATTTACGGACGCTTCACGCGCTCGTCATTGAGCCTCGGCTGA
- a CDS encoding ABC transporter substrate-binding protein, which yields MSKIGKSRCAIAVGAVALALGAAQVNAAELSVVNFGGANGDAQKVAFNQPFEKETGNKVTAVEYNGEQAKVKAMVEAKHVNWDVVEVESGDIGRGCDEGLYEKLDWSKIGKKSDLIPEAPQTCGVGFFVWSTALAYNADKLKTAPAGWADFWDVKKFPGKRAMRKGARYNLEFALMADGVPPKDVYKVLATKEGQDRAFKKLDELKPNIQWWEAGAQPPQFLVAGDVVMSTAYNGRIDAAQKEGKNLKVVWNGSIYDLDYWAIPKGTPNKALAEKYIAYSISSKPQQDYAHNIAYGPVNVAAIKALDPKTLANLPNSPANGKNAVLQNLAFWTDHGDELEQRFSSWASK from the coding sequence ATGAGCAAGATCGGGAAATCGCGCTGCGCCATCGCTGTCGGTGCTGTGGCGCTCGCGCTGGGCGCCGCGCAAGTCAATGCAGCGGAATTGTCGGTCGTCAATTTCGGCGGCGCAAATGGCGACGCGCAAAAGGTTGCATTCAACCAGCCGTTCGAAAAAGAGACCGGCAATAAAGTCACCGCCGTCGAATACAACGGCGAGCAGGCCAAAGTAAAAGCGATGGTCGAAGCGAAGCATGTGAATTGGGATGTGGTGGAAGTCGAATCGGGCGATATCGGCCGTGGTTGTGATGAAGGGCTGTACGAGAAACTCGACTGGTCGAAGATCGGCAAGAAGTCGGATCTGATTCCCGAAGCACCGCAAACCTGCGGCGTGGGCTTCTTCGTGTGGTCGACCGCGCTCGCGTACAACGCCGACAAGCTGAAAACGGCGCCGGCCGGCTGGGCCGATTTCTGGGACGTCAAGAAATTCCCCGGCAAGCGGGCGATGCGCAAGGGCGCGCGCTACAACCTCGAATTCGCATTGATGGCCGACGGTGTGCCGCCGAAGGACGTCTACAAGGTGCTCGCCACCAAGGAAGGCCAGGACCGCGCATTCAAGAAACTCGACGAACTGAAGCCGAACATTCAGTGGTGGGAAGCGGGCGCGCAGCCGCCGCAATTCCTCGTAGCGGGCGACGTGGTGATGTCCACGGCGTATAACGGCCGCATCGATGCCGCGCAAAAGGAAGGCAAGAACCTGAAGGTGGTATGGAACGGCAGCATCTACGACCTCGACTATTGGGCAATTCCGAAGGGCACGCCGAACAAGGCGCTGGCCGAGAAGTACATTGCCTATTCGATTTCGTCGAAGCCGCAGCAGGACTACGCGCACAACATCGCGTACGGTCCGGTGAATGTGGCGGCGATCAAGGCGCTCGATCCGAAGACGCTTGCGAATCTGCCGAACTCGCCGGCCAATGGGAAGAACGCGGTGCTGCAGAACCTGGCGTTCTGGACCGATCACGGCGATGAACTGGAGCAGCGTTTTTCGTCGTGGGCTTCGAAGTAA
- a CDS encoding ABC transporter ATP-binding protein, translated as MKTEDVIVSFRGVRKTYDGETLVVKQLDLDIYQGEFLTLLGPSGSGKTTCLMMLAGFEFPTGGEIWLDGTLLNTVPPHKRNIGMVFQNYALFPHLTVEQNVAYPLTVRKISAEERAHRTNNALKMVRMESFAKRYPAQLSGGQQQRIALARALVFEPKLVLMDEPLGALDKQLREHMQYELKSLHEKLGVTFVYVTHDQGEALTMSDRVAVFDKGIVQQLDTVDRLYESPCNEFVANFIGDSNKLRGTIANVDGEYCEFHLIDGTRLTGRNIGGARAGTPAVACIRPERMKLGNGSSRPGANALAGEARGLIYFGDHVRMRCGLPQQDECFVKVPLGTGVLDTFAPGTPVALEFAPEHLRVFAGA; from the coding sequence ATGAAAACCGAAGACGTGATCGTCAGCTTTCGAGGTGTTCGCAAGACCTACGACGGCGAAACGCTAGTCGTCAAACAGCTCGATCTGGATATCTATCAGGGCGAATTCCTGACGCTGCTCGGGCCGTCCGGTTCGGGCAAGACCACCTGTCTGATGATGCTGGCGGGTTTTGAATTTCCCACCGGCGGCGAAATCTGGCTGGACGGCACGCTGCTCAATACCGTGCCGCCGCACAAGCGCAACATCGGCATGGTGTTTCAGAACTACGCGCTGTTCCCGCATCTGACGGTGGAGCAGAACGTCGCGTATCCGCTGACCGTGCGCAAGATTTCGGCGGAAGAGCGCGCGCATCGCACGAATAACGCGCTCAAGATGGTGCGCATGGAGAGCTTCGCGAAGCGCTATCCGGCGCAGCTTTCGGGCGGTCAGCAACAGCGTATCGCGCTTGCCCGCGCGCTGGTGTTCGAACCGAAGCTCGTGCTGATGGACGAGCCGCTCGGCGCGCTGGATAAGCAGTTGCGCGAACACATGCAGTACGAACTCAAATCGTTGCACGAGAAACTCGGCGTCACGTTCGTGTATGTCACGCACGATCAGGGCGAAGCGTTGACCATGTCCGATCGCGTCGCCGTATTCGATAAAGGCATCGTGCAGCAACTCGATACCGTGGATCGGCTGTACGAATCGCCGTGCAATGAGTTCGTGGCGAACTTCATCGGCGACAGCAACAAGCTGCGCGGCACGATCGCGAACGTCGACGGTGAGTATTGCGAATTTCATCTGATCGACGGCACGCGCCTTACCGGCCGCAATATCGGCGGCGCGCGAGCGGGTACGCCGGCGGTCGCGTGCATCCGGCCCGAGCGCATGAAGCTCGGCAACGGCTCGTCACGTCCGGGCGCCAATGCGCTCGCCGGTGAAGCCCGCGGGCTGATCTATTTCGGCGACCACGTGCGCATGCGTTGTGGTCTCCCGCAACAGGACGAGTGCTTCGTGAAGGTGCCGCTCGGCACCGGCGTGCTCGACACCTTTGCGCCCGGCACACCGGTCGCACTCGAATTCGCACCCGAGCATCTGCGGGTTTTCGCAGGGGCGTGA
- the pdxR gene encoding MocR-like pyridoxine biosynthesis transcription factor PdxR has protein sequence MDTVILSDWLAARLDRTAAEPVYRQTLRLMQQAILTGQLPPGTKLPSSRTLAEDLGIARNTVLHVYDQLTAEGYVISTTGSGTYVADTRPDTAAVNMRRKPAVASVDKEDSTARETTKPPKRDLNDLSARGRRLIDKAGVSAKQWGAFMPGVPDVAEFPARTWSRLQARLWKEANPDLLTYAPGGGYRPLRRALSDYLRVARSVNCTPDQIIITTGIHQSIDLAVRLLTDVGDRAWVEEPCYWGARSVLQSSGITLVPVPVDDEGLNPSEQDLQQPPRLALVTPSHQYPLGMVMSLARRRTLLEYARQHNVWIIEDDYDSEFRYGSRPLASLQGLDEAGQVIYVGSLGKMLFPGLRIGYMIAPEHLVDTFRTGVAELYREGQLMQQAVMTEFIMDGHLTSHVRRMRALYGERRQILIDAITARFGSELPVMGDEAGLHLVLGLPDHANDRAVTAAAYDAGVIVRPLASYYSSDTPARRGLLLGYACVPNDKIGPAFDTLARVIEQTALKAPTRAA, from the coding sequence TTGGACACCGTGATCTTGTCGGATTGGCTCGCCGCGCGGCTCGACCGCACGGCGGCCGAACCGGTCTACCGGCAGACCTTGCGGCTCATGCAGCAGGCGATCCTGACCGGCCAGTTGCCGCCGGGCACCAAGCTGCCCAGCTCGCGTACGCTCGCCGAAGACCTCGGCATCGCGCGCAACACGGTGCTGCACGTCTACGACCAGTTGACCGCCGAAGGCTACGTGATCTCGACCACCGGCAGCGGCACCTACGTCGCCGACACGCGCCCGGACACCGCCGCCGTGAACATGCGCCGGAAGCCGGCAGTGGCGAGCGTCGACAAAGAAGACAGCACAGCCAGGGAAACCACCAAGCCGCCGAAACGCGATCTCAACGATCTGTCGGCTCGCGGACGGCGTCTGATCGACAAAGCCGGCGTGTCCGCCAAACAGTGGGGCGCGTTCATGCCAGGCGTGCCCGACGTCGCGGAATTTCCGGCGCGCACATGGAGCCGCCTGCAGGCTCGTTTGTGGAAGGAAGCCAATCCCGACCTGCTCACTTACGCGCCTGGCGGCGGCTATCGGCCATTGCGGCGGGCGTTGTCGGATTACCTGCGCGTGGCGCGTTCGGTGAATTGCACGCCGGATCAGATCATCATCACCACGGGCATTCATCAATCGATCGATCTGGCGGTGCGCCTGTTGACCGATGTCGGCGACCGCGCGTGGGTGGAAGAACCGTGTTATTGGGGCGCACGCAGCGTGCTGCAGTCATCGGGGATTACCCTCGTGCCCGTGCCGGTGGATGACGAAGGTCTGAATCCGAGCGAGCAGGACCTGCAACAGCCGCCGCGCCTCGCGCTCGTCACGCCGTCGCATCAGTATCCGCTCGGCATGGTGATGAGCCTCGCGCGCCGCCGCACGCTGCTCGAATATGCGCGTCAGCACAATGTGTGGATCATCGAGGACGACTACGACAGCGAGTTCCGCTACGGCAGCCGTCCGCTCGCGTCGCTGCAAGGACTCGACGAAGCCGGCCAGGTGATCTACGTGGGCAGTCTGGGGAAGATGCTGTTTCCGGGTTTGCGGATCGGCTACATGATCGCGCCGGAGCATCTGGTGGACACGTTCCGCACGGGCGTGGCCGAGTTGTATCGCGAAGGTCAGTTGATGCAGCAGGCGGTGATGACCGAGTTCATCATGGACGGCCATCTCACCTCGCACGTTCGGCGCATGCGTGCGCTCTACGGTGAGCGGCGGCAGATTCTGATCGATGCGATCACCGCGCGCTTCGGCAGCGAACTGCCGGTGATGGGTGACGAGGCCGGCCTGCATCTGGTGCTCGGCCTGCCGGATCACGCGAACGATCGCGCGGTGACTGCCGCCGCTTATGACGCCGGCGTGATCGTGCGTCCGCTCGCGAGCTATTACAGCAGCGATACGCCCGCGCGTCGCGGGCTGCTGCTCGGCTATGCGTGCGTGCCGAACGACAAGATCGGTCCCGCCTTCGACACGCTCGCGCGCGTGATCGAGCAAACCGCGTTGAAGGCGCCGACGCGCGCCGCTTGA